Below is a genomic region from Rhizobium sp. 9140.
TGAACCTGCCCCTTTCAAGCCTTTTAGTGAACAGGCAAGCCCCCTGGCCATCGTGCCAGACGACCTTGATCAGGTCACCACGCTTCCCCCTGAAGCAGAACAGATGACCGCCCAGCGGGTCGTGCTTCAGCACCTCCTGCACCCGTAGCGCCAGCGATGGGAACCCACATCGCATGTCCGTATGGCCCGTCGAAAGCCAGACCTTGACGCCTGTTCCCATTGGAAACGGATTCACCGTAGCGCCTCCAGTCCGCGCAGGACCCGAAGCAGCGCTTCAACGTCGACGTCGCGTCCTACGTTCACACGGCGACCATTGGCGCTGATAACCTCCATAAGCCCACTTTGTGTCATCAAAGAATTGGTCGGCGCAACAGCCGGCATGCCTGGCTCCGGGACCAGCAGTGCAGCAATAAACCCTTCACTCCGGCCATTGCTGAGCCGTCCCTCACGGGCTGCTTTACGCCAATCGTTCAACTGAAAGCGTGTGATCCCATGGCGACGTGCTGTCGCCGTGACCTGACGCGGGGCGGAATAACTCTCTGCCACGATCGCAAGTTTGACCTCGTTGCTGAAACGGCGACGCCGCCCGCTATCGACAATCTCCATGCGGCTAACTTGGGGCCGCTTCTCTATTGGTAAATCCACGGTTCTCACACTGTCTATATATTGACGTCCATATAGACAGAGCATCCAATTCGCCTCACTTCTCAGCAAGACGGCCTTCCTCGGAAGCTTACGTCTGTCTTCGTCCAGCCAGTGATCGATCGTCGAGACAAACGCATCCAGCTTGGGCCGCCGGATCGGTGATTGTCGCTGATAGCCAGGTGGCGTCGAATAGGACAGCATCTTGGAAACGCTGTCGCGCGATATGTTGAAATGCTTTGCAGCCTGACGCCGGCTCATGCCTTCCGAGCAAGCCAGTCGAACCTTCAGATATAATTCCACGGTATAGATCCCCAGGCCCTCCTGCGCTCATTGCAGAAGAGAAATAGGTGGCCGACT
It encodes:
- the tnpB gene encoding IS66 family insertion sequence element accessory protein TnpB (TnpB, as the term is used for proteins encoded by IS66 family insertion elements, is considered an accessory protein, since TnpC, encoded by a neighboring gene, is a DDE family transposase.), which codes for MGTGVKVWLSTGHTDMRCGFPSLALRVQEVLKHDPLGGHLFCFRGKRGDLIKVVWHDGQGACLFTKRLERGRFIWPSMADGVVSISTAQLSYLLSGIDWRAPQETWRPSRV
- a CDS encoding IS66-like element accessory protein TnpA, which codes for MLCLYGRQYIDSVRTVDLPIEKRPQVSRMEIVDSGRRRRFSNEVKLAIVAESYSAPRQVTATARRHGITRFQLNDWRKAAREGRLSNGRSEGFIAALLVPEPGMPAVAPTNSLMTQSGLMEVISANGRRVNVGRDVDVEALLRVLRGLEALR